The nucleotide window CCTGAACGATACCAAAACGGTGTTCGGTGGCTTTGACTGGATTGCTGATTATACGCACAAGTTTAAACAGGAAGGCCACGAACTGACTTTTAGCGGCGAGTGGAGCCATAGCAATACTGATGTAAACTACACCAATATTTTCTCTAATTCATCAGCACCCAGCCAACGTGCTACCAATGGTGGTATAAACAATGAATATACCGCGCAGGTGGATTATACCTTGCCTATCAGCAAAAACGTTAAAATGGAAGCTGGCGGTAAAAGCATTTCGCGTATCATTAGCAGTAACTCAAACTTTTATAAAGGAAGCGGAGACCCAGCCAATTATCCGTACGATGCAGGCTCATCAAACATATACGATTACAACCAGTATGTAACTGCCGGTTACAGCGTATTTAGCTTCACCTTACCTAAAAGCTGGAGCCTGCAAACAGGCGTGCGTGTGGAAAACACTAAAATAGAAGGAAAATCTGCCAATACTACCCTGGGTTTGCAACCCTTTACCGATAACTATACCACCTTTGTACCAAGCTTTGCCGTATCGAAACAAATTAATGGCACACAAACCTTTAAATTAAGCTACAGCAAAAGGATACAGCGCCCAAGCTTATTGTTCCTGAACCCGTTTGTGAACAATAGCAACCCGCAAAACGTATCAAAAGGTAACCCTACATTAGCCCCCGAAGTTGGCCAGACAGTTGAGTTTAACTACTCAACCTATATTGGTGCATCGGTTATTAATGCGTCGGTATACTACAAATACTCAAAGGACTTTATTGAAAGCACCACGTTACCAATATCACCACCAACCACTACATATAATAACATTGGTTATAACAAATCTATCGGTATGTCTTTCTTTGGCTCTGTAACGCCAATTAAGCCTCTAACTTTCCGTACCAGCATTAACGTATATACCTATAACGGTAAGGCTTATCCACAATACGCGTTCCTGCAATCAAGCAACGGTGCTAAATTGCAATACAACATATTTGGCAGCGGCTCATTAACGTTAAGCGGTGGTTTCACTGCTGAAACCTTTGCTATCCTGAATTCGCCAACACGCACTATCCAGGGCAGAAACCCATCATTCGGTTTTATCGGGTTTGGTATGCGTAAGGATTTAATGAAGAAGAGGGCCTCGATTGGTATCAATACCTTGTCGCCTTTCAAAAACACCATCGATTTCGACCAGAATATTTCAAGCCGTCACTTTACACAAACCAGCCATACCGCGTTCCCATTCCGTTCGGTTGGGTTAACGTTTAGCTATAACTTTGGTAAGGTTAGCTTCAAGCCAGATAACCCATTGGCACCTAAAAAGAACGGCCTGAACGATGATTTAAAAACAGGCGGCGACCAAAACGGTGGCGGCCCAAGATAATCCGGGACACTTAATTTAAACTATATCACACAGCCTCCTGAAAAATTCGGGAGGCTTTTTTATGCCTGCAGTGTTGGAAAAGGCATTAATTCATGGTTTACGCATTTTACCCCCTATTTCAATTTAAATTATTGATTATCAAATACTTAAACAAACAAAACAACCGAATTTTGTAAACCATGTAAACCATGATTTGGAGGGGTTGACCAGAATTAGGTTTTGGGATAAGCGGCAAATTTTTAGCTTTGGATAAATTCATCCTTTCCACACAATGAAAAGACCATTACTAATTACCCTCGCCCTTATATTGGGTTTTACCACTACACAAGCACAGCAGGATTCCCTAATGCTGCGCAAGATATATGACGAAGCCCTGGTGAACGGCCAAAGCTATCAGAACCTGCGTTACCTGTGCAAAAATATTGGCGGGCGCTTAAGCGGCTCGGCTAATGCACAAAAGGCGGTGGAATGGGGCAAAAAACTAATGGAAGGCTATGGTTTTGATAAGGTTTTCCTGCAGGAGGTGATGGTACCGCACTGGGAGCGTGGTGCAAAGGAAGTTGGTTATATTATTAATGGCAGCAAGAAAATACCTGTAAAGCTTTGCGCGCTGGGCATGGCCGTAGCTACGCCGCCGCAAGGCATAACCGCAAGTGTGATAGAGGTACATAGCCTTGCCGAATTAGCCACCCTGGGCGAGAAGGCCATTAAGGGCAAAATAGTGTTCTTCAACCGCCCGTTCGATCCCAGGTTTATACAAACCTTAGCAGCTTACGGTACAGCCGGCGATCAGCGCCGCGCGGGGCCATCGGCAGCAGCCAAATATGGCGCGGTAGGGGTAATTGTACGCTCGTTAACCGAGTCGAACGACGATTATCCGCATACCGGTGCTACCCTATATACAGATGACGCACCGAAGATACCTGCAGCGGCGTTATCAGTAAAAGCGGCTAACCAGTTAAGCGCTTTATTAAAATCGCATCCGGTTAAATTTTACTTTAAGCAAAATTGCAGGCAGTTACCCGATGCCTTATCATATAATGTAATAGGTGAAATGACTGGCAGTGAACACCCAAACAGGTTCATCACTTTCGGTGGTCACCTGGATTCGTGGGACCTGGCCGAAGGCGCGCATGATGATGGCACCGGCGTAATACAAGGGCTTGAGGCTTTGCGTGTTTTAAAAGCAACAGGTTATCGCCCAAAAAACTCGCTCAGGGCAGTGTTTTTCATGAACGAAGAAAATGGCGACCGTGGCGGTTTAAAATATGCTGAATTAGGCGATAAGAATAAGGAAGAGCATATAGCCGCCATTGAAAGCGACCTGGGTGGTTTCACACCGCGTGGCTTCAGTTTTGATGGGCCATCAACAGTCCAAATGCAAAGCATTAACCACAATTGGAAAAAACTGCTGGAACCCTACGATGCTGATAAATTAATTGTGGGCGGAAGCGGATCGGATATTGAACCATTAAGGAAATATTATCCTAAAGCTGCATTAATTGGTTTTCTACCCGATTCGCAAAGGTATTTTGACGTACACCATACCCCCAATGATGTGTTTGAAAATGTAAACAAACGCGAACTGGAGTTGGGCGCA belongs to Mucilaginibacter boryungensis and includes:
- a CDS encoding TonB-dependent receptor domain-containing protein; amino-acid sequence: MKRIILLLAIFCSVLSAHAQFGGGGSSIVGKISGTVIDSITKKPVDYATISVFHSGGKAPLNGVVTDEKGKFNLNNLPSGKYKITVAFIGYGTKTFDPVVTTLSKPDNNMGTIILAPSSKSLQQVDVVGQRALIENKIDKIVYNAEKDLTSAGGNASDVLRKVPLVAVDINGNVSLRGDQNVKVLINGKPSGAMANNLADVLRSFPADQIKSVEVITSPSAKYDAEGTAGIINIITKSKNISGVSGAISGGIGTRQNNGNANLNIKQNRLSVTGNFGGNFTWPQVTPTTFHSYNDSLNITSDQTSSRTIKRYAYTGSGELNYDFNNFNAIHSSIRFNQGGFKTNGTTNYHTVTSTTNSIFDALNDTKTVFGGFDWIADYTHKFKQEGHELTFSGEWSHSNTDVNYTNIFSNSSAPSQRATNGGINNEYTAQVDYTLPISKNVKMEAGGKSISRIISSNSNFYKGSGDPANYPYDAGSSNIYDYNQYVTAGYSVFSFTLPKSWSLQTGVRVENTKIEGKSANTTLGLQPFTDNYTTFVPSFAVSKQINGTQTFKLSYSKRIQRPSLLFLNPFVNNSNPQNVSKGNPTLAPEVGQTVEFNYSTYIGASVINASVYYKYSKDFIESTTLPISPPTTTYNNIGYNKSIGMSFFGSVTPIKPLTFRTSINVYTYNGKAYPQYAFLQSSNGAKLQYNIFGSGSLTLSGGFTAETFAILNSPTRTIQGRNPSFGFIGFGMRKDLMKKRASIGINTLSPFKNTIDFDQNISSRHFTQTSHTAFPFRSVGLTFSYNFGKVSFKPDNPLAPKKNGLNDDLKTGGDQNGGGPR
- a CDS encoding M20/M25/M40 family metallo-hydrolase, with translation MKRPLLITLALILGFTTTQAQQDSLMLRKIYDEALVNGQSYQNLRYLCKNIGGRLSGSANAQKAVEWGKKLMEGYGFDKVFLQEVMVPHWERGAKEVGYIINGSKKIPVKLCALGMAVATPPQGITASVIEVHSLAELATLGEKAIKGKIVFFNRPFDPRFIQTLAAYGTAGDQRRAGPSAAAKYGAVGVIVRSLTESNDDYPHTGATLYTDDAPKIPAAALSVKAANQLSALLKSHPVKFYFKQNCRQLPDALSYNVIGEMTGSEHPNRFITFGGHLDSWDLAEGAHDDGTGVIQGLEALRVLKATGYRPKNSLRAVFFMNEENGDRGGLKYAELGDKNKEEHIAAIESDLGGFTPRGFSFDGPSTVQMQSINHNWKKLLEPYDADKLIVGGSGSDIEPLRKYYPKAALIGFLPDSQRYFDVHHTPNDVFENVNKRELELGAAAIASLVYLIDMRGI